A window of the Motilibacter rhizosphaerae genome harbors these coding sequences:
- a CDS encoding response regulator: protein MTRILVVDDEPQILRSLRINLRARSYDVTTAATGAEALAAAARTHPEVVLLDLGLPDMDGVEVLRGLRGWTDVPVIVLSGRSDSLDKVEALDAGADDYVTKPFDVDELLARARAVTRRATPSGAEPVVQVGGTQVDLAARTAVRDGEAVRLTPTEWRLLEALVRHPGRLVGSRQLLQQVWGPAYGEETNYLRQYMAQLRRKLEPDAERPRHLVTEPGMGYRFVP from the coding sequence GTGACGCGCATCCTCGTCGTCGACGACGAGCCGCAGATCCTGCGCTCGCTGCGGATCAACCTGCGCGCCCGCTCGTACGACGTCACGACGGCGGCGACCGGCGCGGAGGCGCTCGCGGCGGCAGCGCGCACCCACCCCGAGGTCGTCCTGCTCGACCTCGGCCTGCCCGACATGGACGGCGTCGAGGTGCTGCGCGGGCTGCGCGGCTGGACCGACGTGCCCGTCATCGTGCTGTCGGGGCGCAGTGACTCCCTGGACAAGGTCGAGGCGCTCGACGCGGGGGCCGACGACTACGTCACCAAGCCCTTCGACGTCGACGAGCTCCTCGCCCGGGCGCGGGCGGTGACGCGCCGCGCGACCCCGAGCGGCGCCGAGCCCGTCGTGCAGGTCGGCGGAACCCAGGTCGACCTCGCGGCCCGCACCGCCGTACGCGACGGCGAGGCCGTCCGGCTCACGCCCACCGAGTGGCGCCTGCTCGAGGCGCTGGTGCGCCACCCCGGCCGGCTCGTCGGCTCGCGCCAGCTGCTGCAGCAGGTGTGGGGACCGGCGTACGGCGAGGAGACCAACTACCTGCGCCAGTACATGGCCCAGCTGCGCCGCAAGCTCGAGCCCGACGCCGAGCGCCCGCGCCACCTCGTGACCGAGCCCGGGATGGGCTACCGCTTCGTGCCCTGA